One stretch of Pseudomonas azotoformans DNA includes these proteins:
- a CDS encoding MetQ/NlpA family ABC transporter substrate-binding protein: protein MKKLLVAFAAVAAFSAHAETLTVAASPVPHAEILEFVKPALAKEGVDLQVKVFTDYVQPNVQVAEKRLDANFFQHQPYLDEFNKAKGTHLVSVGAVHLEPLGAYSSKYKKLDELPSGANVVIPNDATNGGRALLLLAKNGLITLKDPTNILSTIKDITANPKGLKFRELEAATLPRVLTQVDLALINTNYALEAKLDPSKDALVIEGSDSPYVNILVTREDNKDSDAVKKLVAALHTPEVKKFIEEKYKGAIKPAF from the coding sequence ATGAAAAAACTACTGGTTGCTTTCGCCGCCGTTGCCGCGTTTTCCGCCCACGCCGAGACCCTCACGGTCGCCGCTTCGCCGGTCCCGCACGCGGAAATCCTCGAATTCGTGAAGCCTGCCCTCGCCAAAGAAGGCGTGGACCTGCAGGTCAAAGTCTTCACCGACTACGTGCAGCCCAACGTACAAGTCGCGGAAAAGCGCCTGGACGCCAACTTCTTCCAACACCAGCCATACCTGGATGAATTCAACAAAGCCAAGGGCACTCACCTGGTGAGCGTTGGCGCGGTGCACCTGGAACCCCTGGGCGCGTACTCCAGCAAGTACAAGAAGCTGGACGAACTGCCAAGCGGCGCCAACGTGGTGATCCCGAACGACGCCACCAACGGCGGCCGCGCCCTGTTGCTGCTGGCCAAGAACGGCCTGATCACCCTGAAGGATCCGACCAATATCCTGTCGACCATCAAGGACATCACCGCCAACCCTAAAGGCCTCAAATTCCGCGAACTGGAAGCCGCCACCCTGCCGCGCGTACTGACCCAGGTCGACCTGGCGCTGATCAACACCAACTATGCGCTGGAAGCCAAGCTGGACCCGTCCAAGGATGCGCTGGTGATCGAAGGTAGCGACTCGCCTTATGTGAACATCCTGGTGACCCGCGAAGACAACAAGGATTCGGACGCCGTGAAGAAGCTGGTTGCAGCCCTGCACACGCCTGAAGTGAAGAAGTTCATCGAAGAGAAGTACAAAGGCGCGATCAAGCCGGCGTTCTGA
- a CDS encoding methionine ABC transporter permease, with translation MDVLLSFFANIDWSEIWLATGDTMTMLFGSLFFTVVLGLPLGVLLFLTSPRQLFEQKGLYALLSLIVNILRSLPFIILLIVMIPFTVLITGTSLGVAGAIPPLVVGATPFFARLVETALREVDRGIIEATQSMGASTRQIITNALLPEARPGIFAAITVTAITLVSYTAMAGVVGAGGLGDLAIRFGYQRFQTDVMVVTVVMLLILVQILQTVGDKLVVHFSRK, from the coding sequence ATGGACGTCCTGTTGAGTTTCTTCGCCAATATCGACTGGTCCGAAATCTGGCTGGCCACCGGCGACACCATGACCATGCTGTTCGGCTCGCTGTTCTTCACCGTGGTGCTGGGCCTGCCCCTGGGCGTGCTGCTGTTTCTGACCAGCCCGCGCCAACTGTTCGAACAGAAAGGCCTGTACGCGCTGCTGTCGCTGATCGTGAACATCCTGCGCTCGCTGCCGTTCATCATCCTGCTGATCGTGATGATCCCGTTCACCGTGCTGATCACCGGCACTTCGCTGGGCGTGGCCGGTGCGATTCCGCCGTTGGTGGTGGGCGCGACGCCGTTCTTTGCACGCCTGGTTGAAACCGCGCTGCGCGAAGTGGACCGCGGCATCATCGAAGCCACGCAATCCATGGGCGCCAGCACGCGCCAGATCATCACCAACGCCTTGCTGCCCGAAGCCCGTCCGGGCATTTTCGCGGCGATTACGGTGACGGCGATTACACTGGTGTCCTACACGGCTATGGCCGGTGTGGTGGGTGCCGGTGGCCTGGGCGACTTGGCGATCCGTTTCGGTTACCAGCGTTTCCAGACTGACGTGATGGTGGTCACGGTGGTGATGCTGTTGATCCTGGTGCAAATTCTGCAAACCGTCGGCGACAAGCTGGTGGTGCACTTTTCTCGAAAATAA
- a CDS encoding methionine ABC transporter ATP-binding protein, producing the protein MIEFQNVHKTYRVAGRDIPALHATSLSVANGQVFGLIGHSGAGKSTLLRLINRLEEPSGGTITVDGEEVTALDANGLRRFRQQVGMIFQHFNLLASKTVADNVALPLTLAGELSRKDIDLRVAELLARVGLSDHAKKYPAQLSGGQKQRVGIARALATKPKILLCDEATSALDPQTTASVLQLLAEINRELKLTIVLITHEMDVIRRVCDQVAVMDAGVIVEQGSVADVFLHPKHPTTKRFVQESEQVDENEQRDDFAHVPGRIVRLTFQGEATYAPLLGTVARETGVDYSILAGRIDRIKDIPYGQLTLAVTGGDMEAAFARFTAADVHMEILR; encoded by the coding sequence GTGATCGAGTTTCAAAACGTCCATAAAACCTACCGCGTCGCCGGTAGGGATATTCCCGCGCTGCACGCCACCAGCCTGAGTGTCGCAAACGGCCAGGTGTTCGGCCTGATCGGCCACTCCGGCGCGGGTAAAAGCACCCTGCTGCGCCTGATCAACCGCCTCGAAGAACCCAGCGGCGGCACAATCACGGTAGACGGCGAAGAAGTCACCGCCCTGGACGCCAACGGCCTGCGCCGTTTCCGTCAGCAGGTCGGGATGATCTTCCAGCACTTCAACCTGCTGGCCTCCAAGACCGTCGCCGACAACGTGGCACTGCCGCTGACCCTGGCCGGCGAACTGTCGCGCAAGGACATCGACCTGCGCGTCGCAGAACTGCTCGCCCGCGTCGGCCTGTCGGACCACGCCAAAAAGTACCCGGCGCAGTTGTCCGGCGGCCAGAAACAACGCGTCGGCATCGCTCGCGCCCTGGCGACCAAGCCAAAGATCTTGCTGTGCGACGAAGCCACCAGCGCCCTCGACCCGCAGACCACCGCCTCGGTGCTGCAACTGTTGGCCGAGATCAACCGCGAGTTGAAGCTGACCATCGTGCTGATCACCCATGAAATGGACGTGATCCGCCGTGTCTGCGACCAAGTGGCCGTAATGGACGCCGGCGTGATCGTCGAGCAAGGCTCGGTGGCCGACGTGTTCCTGCACCCCAAGCACCCGACCACCAAGCGCTTCGTGCAAGAGTCCGAGCAGGTCGACGAAAACGAGCAACGCGACGACTTCGCCCACGTGCCAGGCCGTATCGTGCGGCTGACATTCCAGGGCGAAGCGACCTACGCGCCGCTGCTGGGCACCGTCGCCCGCGAAACGGGCGTGGACTACAGCATCCTCGCCGGTCGTATCGACCGCATCAAAGACATCCCTTACGGGCAATTGACCCTCGCCGTCACCGGTGGCGACATGGAAGCCGCGTTTGCGCGCTTCACCGCCGCTGACGTCCACATGGAGATCCTGCGCTAA
- the katE gene encoding catalase HPII produces MSTKKPKSELAGTDTLDRKNTNAKLESLEEFRSDATGQALRTNQGVKISDNQNSLKVGARGPSLLEDFIMREKITHFDHERIPERIVHARGTGAHGYFQTYENHSALTKAGFLRDPGHKTPVFTRFSTVQGPRGSGDTVRDVRGFAVKFFTEEGNFDLVGNNMPVFFIQDAIKFPDFVHAVKPEPHNEIPTGGSAHDTFWDFVSLQPESAHMVIWAMSDRAIPKSLRSMQGFGVHTFRLVNAEGKSNFVKFHWRPTAGTCSLVWDEAQKLAGKDTDYHRRDLWEAIEMGDYPEWELGVQVIPEDKEHAFDFDILDPTKLIPEELVPITPLGKMVLNRNPDNFFAEVEQVAFCPGHIVPGIDFSNDPLLQGRLFSYTDTQISRLGGPNFHQLPINQPVTPLHNNQRDAMHRSTIDKGRAAYEPNSIDGGWPKETPPAAQDGGFESYPERIDAHKIRERSESFGDHFSQARLFFHSMSKHEQEHIIAAYSFELGKVEREFIRARQVNEILANIDLELAKRVAQNLGLPAPTKGTVPVRKTQPERSPALSQANLLPGDIKTRKVAILAANGVDGAAIAALKKALQAEGAHAKLLGPTSAPVKTADGKSLPVDASMEGLPSVAFDAVFIPGGKESVKALSGDGVALHYVLEAYKHLKAIAVASDAKPLLDLLKLEVDAGLIVGADAKAFKAFFAAIGQHRVWDREAKAKAIPA; encoded by the coding sequence ATGAGTACGAAAAAGCCAAAGAGCGAACTCGCAGGGACCGACACCCTGGACCGTAAGAACACCAATGCCAAGCTAGAGTCTTTGGAAGAATTCCGCTCCGACGCTACCGGCCAGGCCCTGCGTACCAACCAGGGTGTGAAGATCTCCGACAACCAGAACAGCTTGAAGGTCGGCGCACGCGGGCCGTCGCTGCTCGAAGATTTCATCATGCGTGAAAAAATCACGCACTTTGACCATGAGCGTATCCCGGAGCGCATCGTGCATGCCCGTGGCACCGGTGCCCATGGTTATTTCCAGACCTACGAGAACCATTCGGCGCTGACCAAGGCTGGTTTCCTGCGTGACCCTGGACATAAAACGCCGGTCTTCACGCGCTTTTCCACCGTGCAGGGCCCGCGTGGTTCGGGTGACACCGTACGTGACGTGCGCGGTTTTGCCGTGAAGTTCTTCACCGAAGAAGGCAACTTCGACCTGGTGGGCAACAACATGCCGGTGTTTTTCATTCAGGACGCGATCAAGTTTCCTGACTTCGTGCACGCCGTGAAGCCCGAGCCGCACAATGAAATCCCTACCGGCGGGTCGGCACACGATACGTTCTGGGACTTCGTTTCATTGCAGCCTGAATCGGCGCACATGGTGATCTGGGCGATGTCTGACCGCGCCATTCCAAAAAGCCTGCGCAGCATGCAGGGTTTCGGCGTGCACACCTTTCGCCTGGTAAACGCCGAAGGCAAATCCAACTTCGTCAAATTCCACTGGCGCCCTACAGCCGGTACCTGCTCGCTGGTGTGGGACGAAGCGCAAAAGTTGGCCGGTAAAGATACCGACTACCATCGCCGCGATCTCTGGGAAGCCATTGAGATGGGCGACTACCCCGAGTGGGAATTGGGTGTGCAGGTGATTCCCGAGGACAAGGAACATGCGTTCGACTTCGACATCCTCGACCCGACCAAGCTGATCCCTGAGGAGCTGGTGCCGATCACACCGCTGGGCAAGATGGTGCTCAACCGCAACCCGGACAACTTCTTCGCTGAAGTCGAGCAGGTGGCGTTCTGCCCTGGCCATATCGTGCCGGGTATCGACTTCTCCAACGATCCGCTGCTGCAGGGGCGGCTGTTTTCCTACACCGACACGCAGATCAGCCGACTCGGCGGGCCGAACTTTCATCAATTGCCGATCAACCAGCCGGTGACGCCGCTGCATAACAACCAGCGCGATGCCATGCACCGCAGCACCATCGATAAAGGACGCGCCGCTTATGAGCCGAACTCCATCGATGGCGGCTGGCCGAAAGAAACCCCACCGGCTGCGCAGGATGGCGGTTTTGAGTCCTACCCTGAGCGTATCGACGCGCACAAGATCCGTGAGCGCAGCGAGTCGTTCGGCGATCACTTCTCCCAGGCGCGTCTGTTCTTCCACAGCATGAGCAAGCACGAGCAGGAGCACATCATTGCTGCCTACAGCTTTGAGCTGGGCAAGGTCGAGCGTGAGTTTATCCGTGCACGCCAGGTCAACGAGATCCTGGCCAATATCGACCTGGAACTGGCCAAGCGCGTGGCGCAGAACCTGGGGCTGCCCGCGCCGACCAAAGGCACGGTGCCGGTACGTAAAACCCAGCCGGAGCGTTCGCCTGCGCTGAGCCAGGCGAATTTGCTGCCGGGCGATATCAAGACCCGCAAGGTGGCGATCCTGGCAGCCAACGGGGTGGACGGGGCGGCGATTGCTGCATTGAAGAAGGCGCTGCAGGCCGAAGGTGCGCATGCCAAGCTGCTGGGGCCGACCTCGGCGCCGGTGAAGACGGCCGATGGCAAGAGCCTGCCGGTGGATGCATCGATGGAAGGCCTGCCGTCGGTTGCGTTCGATGCGGTGTTCATCCCTGGCGGCAAAGAGTCGGTGAAGGCGCTGAGTGGTGACGGCGTGGCGCTGCATTACGTGCTGGAGGCGTACAAGCACCTCAAGGCGATTGCCGTGGCCAGTGATGCCAAGCCCTTGCTGGATCTGCTGAAACTTGAAGTGGATGCGGGGTTGATCGTGGGCGCGGACGCTAAGGCGTTCAAGGCGTTCTTTGCCGCGATTGGGCAGCATCGGGTATGGGATCGTGAGGCGAAGGCCAAGGCGATTCCGGCTTAA
- a CDS encoding PA5502 family lipoprotein, with product MKPFTSRYLLLAAFSLLLGACQSTPPAAPEAPDARAVAIAQLEQNLASSELATAEDQLAALQAQSPNDPALETYQRQLAEAYLQRSQIVLQKGDVNAAATALSRARALMPKAPALTGGVNSAISHARKAELDKAEADLKAAEAKPAAKVIDPTAPSTTVALNLTNIEELRHQLDAIATDVVNYQCDVSIQAPRTEDYPWLATLLTKRVKRIDSGYDLKIHRQILKKIPAQVVLIPRKAE from the coding sequence ATGAAGCCGTTCACCTCCCGTTATCTGCTCCTTGCCGCATTTTCCCTGCTGCTGGGCGCCTGTCAAAGCACACCGCCCGCCGCCCCCGAGGCCCCGGACGCACGCGCTGTGGCCATCGCACAGCTGGAGCAAAACCTGGCCAGCAGCGAGCTTGCCACTGCCGAGGACCAATTGGCGGCGCTGCAAGCCCAATCGCCCAACGACCCAGCGCTGGAAACCTACCAGCGGCAATTGGCCGAAGCCTACTTGCAACGCAGCCAGATCGTGCTGCAAAAGGGTGATGTAAACGCCGCCGCGACCGCCCTTAGCCGTGCCCGCGCCCTGATGCCCAAGGCACCCGCACTGACCGGTGGTGTCAACAGCGCCATCAGCCATGCGCGCAAGGCCGAGCTGGACAAAGCCGAAGCCGACCTGAAAGCCGCCGAAGCCAAGCCCGCCGCCAAGGTCATCGACCCGACGGCACCCAGCACCACCGTGGCACTGAACCTCACCAACATCGAAGAACTGCGCCATCAGCTGGATGCCATTGCCACCGACGTGGTGAATTATCAGTGCGATGTGAGCATCCAGGCGCCGCGCACAGAGGATTACCCATGGCTGGCCACGTTGCTGACCAAACGGGTGAAACGAATTGATTCGGGGTATGACCTGAAGATTCACCGGCAGATTCTGAAGAAGATTCCGGCGCAGGTTGTGTTGATTCCGCGCAAGGCGGAATAA
- the znuB gene encoding zinc ABC transporter permease subunit ZnuB, with translation MADFLLYALLAGLALALVAGPLGSFVVWRRMAYFGDTLSHAALLGVALGFLLDVSPTIAVTVGCLLLAVLLVTLQQRQPLASDTLLGILAPSTLSLGLVVLSFMHEVRIDLMAYLFGDLLAISPGDLAWILGGSAAVLVLLVALWRPLLAITVHEELATVEGLPVPALRMALMLLIAVVIAVAMKIVGVLLITSLLIIPAAAAQRHARSPEQMAIGASLLGMLAVCGGLALSWFKDTPAGPSIVVTAAALFLLSFVLPRRGV, from the coding sequence ATGGCTGATTTTCTGCTCTACGCCCTGCTGGCAGGCTTGGCTCTGGCGTTGGTGGCGGGCCCGTTGGGCTCGTTCGTGGTCTGGCGGCGCATGGCCTATTTTGGCGACACCTTGTCGCACGCCGCGTTGCTGGGCGTGGCCCTGGGCTTTCTGTTGGATGTCAGCCCGACCATCGCCGTGACAGTAGGCTGCCTGTTGTTGGCGGTGCTGCTGGTGACCCTGCAACAGCGCCAGCCCCTGGCCTCCGACACCTTGCTCGGCATCCTGGCGCCAAGCACCCTGTCCCTGGGCCTGGTGGTGCTGAGCTTCATGCATGAAGTGCGCATCGACCTGATGGCCTACCTGTTCGGCGACCTGCTGGCGATCAGCCCCGGCGACCTTGCCTGGATCCTCGGCGGCAGCGCGGCTGTACTGGTGCTGCTGGTCGCCCTGTGGCGCCCGCTGCTGGCGATAACCGTGCATGAAGAACTGGCTACGGTGGAAGGTTTGCCCGTGCCGGCCCTGCGCATGGCCCTGATGTTGTTGATCGCCGTGGTGATTGCTGTCGCGATGAAGATTGTCGGCGTATTGTTGATCACGTCGCTGCTGATTATTCCCGCGGCCGCTGCCCAGCGCCACGCCCGCTCACCGGAGCAGATGGCAATCGGCGCCAGCCTGCTGGGGATGCTCGCCGTGTGCGGGGGCCTGGCGCTGTCCTGGTTCAAGGACACGCCGGCCGGGCCATCGATTGTGGTCACGGCCGCCGCCCTGTTTCTGCTGAGTTTTGTCCTGCCCCGTCGAGGGGTGTAG
- the znuC gene encoding zinc ABC transporter ATP-binding protein ZnuC, with translation MSNALIRLEQVGVTFAGLNVLDNIALSVEPGQIVTLIGPNGAGKTTLVRAVLGLLKPDTGSVWRKPRLRVGYMPQKLHVDPTLPLSVLRFLRLVPGVDRARAQAALREVGAEQVIDSPVQSISGGEMQRVLLARALLREPELLVLDEPVQGVDVAGQAELYSLITRLRDRHGCGVLMVSHDLHLVMSTTDQVVCLNRHVCCSGHPEQVSGDPAFVELFGKNAQSLAIYHHHHDHAHDLHGAVVDDPAAPHTHVHGDSCKHG, from the coding sequence ATGAGCAACGCGTTAATCCGCCTGGAACAGGTCGGGGTCACGTTCGCCGGGCTAAACGTGCTGGATAACATCGCACTGAGCGTGGAACCGGGGCAGATCGTTACCCTGATCGGCCCCAACGGCGCCGGCAAGACCACCCTGGTGCGCGCCGTGCTGGGCCTGCTCAAGCCCGACACCGGCAGCGTGTGGCGCAAGCCCAGGCTGCGTGTCGGCTACATGCCGCAGAAGCTGCATGTGGATCCGACCTTGCCATTGTCAGTCCTGCGTTTCCTGCGCCTGGTGCCCGGCGTGGACCGCGCACGCGCCCAGGCTGCGCTCAGGGAAGTCGGCGCCGAACAGGTCATCGACAGCCCGGTGCAAAGCATCTCCGGCGGCGAAATGCAGCGCGTGCTGCTGGCCCGCGCCCTGCTGCGCGAGCCGGAGCTGCTGGTGCTGGATGAGCCCGTGCAGGGCGTCGACGTCGCTGGCCAGGCCGAGCTGTACAGCCTGATCACCCGCCTGCGCGACCGCCATGGCTGCGGCGTGCTGATGGTGTCCCACGATTTGCATCTGGTGATGAGCACCACCGATCAGGTGGTGTGCCTCAACCGCCACGTGTGCTGCTCGGGCCACCCGGAACAGGTCAGCGGCGACCCGGCGTTCGTCGAGCTGTTCGGCAAGAACGCCCAGAGCTTGGCGATCTACCACCACCATCACGACCACGCCCACGACCTGCATGGCGCCGTCGTCGATGACCCCGCCGCCCCTCACACCCACGTTCATGGAGATAGCTGCAAGCATGGCTGA
- a CDS encoding Fur family transcriptional regulator, which translates to MPKTPLASRPHDHSHCVHTALSEADTLCTQKGLRLTALRRRVLELVWQSHKPLGAYDILGVLSEQDGRRAAPPTVYRALDFLLENGLVHRIASLNAFVGCSHPEHAHQGQFLICRECHAAIELEQKSISDAIIKSSAEVGFRVEGQTVEVVGLCSGCQGA; encoded by the coding sequence ATGCCTAAAACACCGCTTGCCAGCCGTCCCCACGACCACTCTCACTGCGTGCATACCGCGCTGTCGGAGGCCGACACCCTGTGCACACAGAAGGGTCTGCGCCTGACCGCACTGCGTCGCCGCGTGCTGGAACTGGTGTGGCAGAGCCACAAGCCGCTGGGCGCCTACGACATTCTCGGCGTACTCAGCGAGCAGGATGGCCGCCGCGCCGCGCCGCCCACCGTGTACCGCGCGCTGGATTTCCTGCTGGAAAACGGCCTGGTGCATCGCATCGCTTCGCTGAACGCCTTCGTCGGCTGCAGCCACCCGGAACACGCGCACCAGGGCCAGTTCCTGATCTGCCGCGAGTGCCACGCCGCCATCGAGCTTGAACAAAAAAGCATCAGCGACGCCATCATCAAGAGTTCTGCCGAGGTCGGCTTCCGGGTCGAAGGGCAAACGGTCGAAGTGGTCGGCCTGTGCTCGGGCTGCCAGGGGGCTTGA
- a CDS encoding zinc ABC transporter substrate-binding protein ZnuA: MVIVSRLFPVFVVFVTSLFITGAAQAEVKVLTSIKPLQLIAAAVQDGVAVPEVLLPPGASPHNYALRPSDVRRVQSVDLLYWIGPDMESFLPRVLKGRTAATVAVQDLPGMKLRRFAEDSHSHADDADEHDHDHRPGSLDAHLWLSTVNARVIAARMATDLAAADPANAARYQSNVKAFDERLDALDARLKARLAPIDGKPYFVFHEAFDYFEDAYGLKHAGVFSVAAEVQPGAQHVAAMRTRLQEVGKTCVFSEPPLRPRLAETLVAGLPVKLAELDALGGYTPATAQGYEQVLDKLGNDLAGCLESL, from the coding sequence GTGGTCATCGTGTCCCGACTTTTTCCCGTTTTTGTCGTATTTGTCACCAGTTTGTTCATTACTGGCGCCGCTCAGGCCGAGGTCAAGGTGTTGACCAGCATCAAGCCGTTGCAGTTGATCGCCGCGGCTGTACAGGACGGTGTGGCGGTTCCGGAGGTGTTGTTGCCACCCGGTGCGTCGCCGCATAACTATGCGTTGCGTCCATCCGACGTACGGCGCGTGCAATCGGTGGACCTGCTGTACTGGATCGGCCCGGACATGGAGAGCTTCCTGCCCCGTGTGCTTAAAGGTCGTACGGCTGCAACTGTGGCGGTGCAGGATCTGCCAGGCATGAAGTTGCGTCGTTTTGCCGAAGATAGCCACTCACACGCTGACGATGCTGACGAACATGATCACGATCACCGCCCAGGCAGCCTCGATGCGCACTTGTGGCTGTCTACCGTCAACGCACGTGTGATTGCTGCGCGCATGGCGACTGACCTGGCCGCCGCTGATCCGGCCAATGCCGCGCGTTACCAAAGCAACGTGAAGGCTTTCGACGAGCGCCTTGATGCCCTGGATGCTCGCCTGAAAGCCCGCCTTGCGCCGATCGATGGCAAGCCTTACTTCGTGTTCCACGAAGCCTTCGATTACTTCGAAGACGCTTATGGGCTCAAGCATGCCGGTGTGTTCAGCGTTGCCGCCGAGGTCCAGCCGGGCGCCCAGCATGTGGCGGCGATGCGCACCCGTTTGCAGGAAGTGGGCAAGACGTGTGTGTTCAGTGAACCGCCATTGCGTCCGCGCCTGGCTGAAACGCTGGTGGCCGGGTTGCCGGTGAAGTTGGCGGAGTTGGATGCGTTGGGTGGTTACACCCCGGCTACCGCTCAAGGCTACGAGCAAGTGCTGGATAAGTTGGGCAACGATCTGGCGGGTTGCCTGGAATCACTCTGA
- a CDS encoding homoserine kinase: MSVFTPLARPELETFLAPYGLGRLIDFQGIAAGSENTNFFVSLEQGEFVLTLVERGPVAEMPFFIELLDVLHDADLPVPYALRTTDGVALRELKGKPALLQPRLAGKHIKDANAQHCAQVGDLLGHLHLATQGEKVLERKTDRGLDWMLSEGAQLISHLNTAQQRLLQDALTEIAAHKAEILALPRANVHADLFRDNAMFEGTHLTGLIDFYNACSGPMLYDVAIALNDWCSDADGVIDGQRARAMLGAYAGLRPFTAKEAELWPTMLRVACVRFWLSRLIAAESFAGQDVLIHDPAEFEHRLVQRQKATVQLPFAL; the protein is encoded by the coding sequence ATGTCTGTGTTCACCCCCCTGGCTCGGCCCGAGCTGGAAACCTTTCTTGCCCCTTACGGCCTCGGCCGCCTGATCGACTTCCAGGGGATTGCCGCCGGTAGCGAAAACACCAATTTTTTTGTCAGCCTGGAGCAGGGTGAGTTCGTCCTGACCCTGGTCGAGCGCGGCCCGGTTGCGGAAATGCCGTTCTTCATCGAACTGCTCGACGTGCTCCACGACGCCGACCTGCCGGTGCCTTACGCCCTGCGCACCACCGACGGCGTAGCCTTGCGCGAACTGAAAGGCAAACCGGCGCTGCTGCAACCTCGTCTGGCCGGCAAGCACATCAAGGATGCCAACGCCCAGCACTGCGCCCAGGTCGGCGACCTGCTGGGTCATCTGCACCTGGCGACGCAGGGCGAGAAAGTCCTCGAACGCAAGACCGATCGTGGCCTGGACTGGATGCTCAGTGAAGGTGCGCAACTGATTTCGCACCTGAACACCGCACAGCAGCGCTTGCTGCAAGATGCCCTGACCGAGATCGCAGCGCACAAGGCCGAGATCCTCGCCCTGCCGCGCGCCAACGTGCACGCCGACCTGTTCCGCGACAACGCAATGTTCGAAGGCACGCACCTCACCGGCCTGATCGACTTCTACAACGCCTGCTCCGGCCCGATGTTGTACGACGTAGCGATCGCCCTGAATGACTGGTGCTCGGACGCCGATGGCGTGATCGATGGGCAACGCGCCCGGGCAATGCTGGGGGCGTATGCGGGGCTGCGGCCGTTTACCGCGAAAGAGGCAGAACTGTGGCCGACGATGTTGCGCGTGGCCTGTGTGCGGTTCTGGCTGTCACGCCTGATCGCCGCTGAGTCGTTTGCCGGGCAGGATGTGTTGATCCATGACCCGGCGGAGTTCGAGCATCGGCTGGTGCAGCGTCAGAAGGCCACAGTCCAACTGCCATTTGCCCTCTAA
- a CDS encoding DUF2782 domain-containing protein, whose protein sequence is MRTFNRLLLTGLIALTPMAAMAADSAPSGDPEVTIRTEGDRTIQEYRQNGFLYAIKVTVKGAPPYFLVRADGTDANFIRSDQPDMLIPSWKIFEWK, encoded by the coding sequence ATGCGTACATTCAATCGCCTGCTGTTGACTGGCTTGATTGCACTCACTCCGATGGCTGCCATGGCGGCGGACAGCGCGCCTTCGGGTGATCCGGAAGTGACCATTCGCACGGAAGGCGACAGGACTATCCAGGAATATCGCCAAAACGGTTTCCTGTACGCGATCAAGGTAACTGTAAAAGGCGCGCCGCCGTATTTCCTGGTGCGCGCGGACGGAACCGATGCGAACTTCATCCGTTCTGACCAGCCGGATATGCTGATCCCGTCATGGAAGATCTTCGAATGGAAATGA